A region of Cellulophaga sp. RHA19 DNA encodes the following proteins:
- a CDS encoding NAD-dependent succinate-semialdehyde dehydrogenase, with product MSTDKNKFKTINPATEEVIAEYTYLNGDEAAKKVKDCHNAFLDWKLKSLEERAEVLKSIGKALEKHKDDYAALMTQEMGKLLSQSYQEIDLCIAICNYTATEGIKQLQGEERPLYDGGKGTIHYSPIGVVYGIQPWNFPLYQPIRYSIASLMAGNGVLLKHAKNVTGCALKLKEIYEEAGLPKNLFQVLVIDHDVSDEIIANNYVKGVTLTGSSAAGKHVAVKSAEAIKKTVLELGSNDAYIVLDDADVNKAAKICAEARLYNNGETCIAAKRFIVADKVYDAFKTEFVSIMKSMTYGDPTKNEFDLGPIARKDLREQLHDKVEKSVEKGAEILCGGKIPDTKGYYYPSTVIANITPDQPAYSEELFGPVASLIKAKDNDDAMRIANDSKFGLGGGIFSEDIDKAMDLAKNYFDTGMIHINSYGLAYPNMPFGGVKNSGYGREHGGFGVREFINAKAITQGS from the coding sequence ATGAGCACAGACAAAAATAAATTTAAAACAATAAATCCTGCTACTGAAGAAGTCATAGCAGAGTATACATATTTAAATGGTGATGAAGCTGCCAAAAAGGTAAAAGATTGCCACAATGCTTTTTTAGATTGGAAATTAAAATCTTTAGAAGAACGAGCAGAAGTATTAAAATCTATTGGTAAAGCTTTAGAAAAACATAAAGATGATTATGCTGCGCTAATGACCCAAGAAATGGGTAAACTACTTAGCCAAAGCTATCAAGAAATAGATTTGTGTATTGCAATTTGCAATTACACTGCTACAGAAGGAATAAAACAATTACAAGGTGAAGAAAGACCACTTTATGATGGTGGTAAAGGTACCATACACTACTCGCCAATTGGTGTAGTTTATGGTATACAACCTTGGAATTTTCCTTTGTACCAACCTATACGTTACTCTATTGCTAGCTTAATGGCTGGTAATGGTGTTTTACTAAAACACGCTAAAAATGTAACTGGTTGTGCTTTAAAGTTAAAAGAAATATATGAAGAGGCTGGCTTACCAAAAAATCTGTTTCAAGTACTTGTTATAGACCACGATGTGTCTGATGAAATAATTGCTAACAATTATGTTAAAGGTGTTACTTTAACTGGTAGTTCTGCTGCTGGTAAACACGTTGCTGTAAAATCTGCAGAGGCAATTAAAAAAACAGTTTTAGAACTGGGTAGTAATGATGCATACATTGTTTTAGATGATGCAGACGTTAACAAAGCGGCAAAAATCTGTGCAGAAGCTAGACTATATAATAACGGAGAAACGTGTATTGCTGCAAAAAGATTTATAGTAGCAGATAAAGTTTATGATGCATTTAAAACTGAATTTGTTAGCATTATGAAAAGTATGACATATGGTGACCCTACCAAAAATGAATTTGATTTAGGACCTATTGCACGTAAAGATTTAAGAGAGCAACTGCATGATAAAGTAGAAAAAAGTGTAGAAAAGGGTGCAGAGATTTTGTGCGGCGGAAAAATACCTGATACAAAAGGGTACTACTACCCTTCTACCGTAATTGCAAACATTACTCCAGACCAACCCGCGTATAGCGAAGAACTTTTTGGTCCGGTTGCATCTTTAATAAAAGCTAAAGATAATGATGACGCTATGCGTATTGCAAATGATAGCAAATTTGGCTTAGGTGGTGGTATTTTTAGTGAAGATATTGATAAAGCCATGGACCTAGCTAAAAATTATTTTGACACAGGTATGATACATATAAACTCTTACGGTTTAGCATACCCAAATATGCCTTTTGGTGGAGTTAAAAACTCTGGTTACGGAAGAGAACACGGAGGTTTTGGTGTACGCGAATTTATTAATGCAAAAGCCATTACACAAGGCAGCTAA
- a CDS encoding ferritin-like domain-containing protein — protein MTTYTEQVGTKLNNLLEKTYDAEKGYKKAAENTDHNALKTYFNKRSQERYDFGHQLKSEIARFGEKPEKGGSITGTMHRAWMDTKAFFADQEAEAMLEESIRGEKAAVEEYESVLNDTTLPSSTASVLLTQMNTIKSELNTIKFLEDIS, from the coding sequence ATGACAACATACACTGAACAAGTAGGAACAAAATTAAACAACTTATTAGAAAAAACATACGATGCTGAAAAAGGGTATAAAAAAGCAGCAGAAAACACAGACCACAACGCTCTTAAAACATACTTTAATAAAAGAAGTCAAGAGCGTTATGATTTTGGACATCAGTTAAAATCTGAAATTGCTAGGTTTGGAGAAAAACCAGAAAAAGGTGGTAGTATTACTGGTACTATGCACAGAGCTTGGATGGATACCAAAGCATTTTTTGCAGACCAAGAAGCAGAAGCAATGTTAGAAGAGTCTATTAGAGGAGAAAAAGCAGCTGTAGAAGAGTATGAAAGTGTTTTAAATGATACCACTTTACCGTCTAGTACTGCTAGCGTGTTATTAACACAAATGAATACCATAAAATCTGAACTAAACACTATCAAATTTTTAGAAGATATTAGCTAG
- a CDS encoding helix-turn-helix domain-containing protein, translating into MKMNIKFDYNFICKAVLQEQLHALNLEYKLHSLSEVEFKKKPTDAELKKITEVLNKYGIEVIANPQDALVQRIKELITTLINDPEKSNKYNVSDYLAEELNYSYAHLSSVFSETTYSSIENFIILKKIDLAKELIIHRDYTLTEIAHQLNYSSVAHLSSQFKKTTGLTPSAFQRIIKKRKKNES; encoded by the coding sequence ATGAAAATGAATATCAAATTTGATTATAACTTTATCTGTAAAGCCGTTTTACAGGAGCAGTTACACGCATTAAATTTGGAATACAAATTACACAGTTTAAGTGAGGTTGAGTTTAAGAAAAAACCAACAGATGCAGAGTTAAAGAAAATAACAGAAGTATTAAATAAATACGGTATAGAGGTTATTGCTAACCCACAAGACGCACTAGTACAACGCATTAAAGAACTTATTACTACGCTAATAAATGATCCGGAAAAATCTAATAAGTACAATGTATCAGACTATTTAGCAGAAGAGTTAAACTATTCATATGCGCATTTGTCTTCTGTTTTTTCAGAAACAACATACTCATCTATAGAAAATTTTATAATTCTAAAAAAGATAGATTTAGCTAAAGAGTTAATTATACATAGAGATTATACTTTAACAGAAATTGCGCATCAATTAAATTATAGTAGTGTAGCACATTTATCTTCCCAGTTTAAAAAAACAACTGGTTTAACACCTTCTGCTTTTCAGCGGATAATTAAGAAACGAAAAAAAAATGAATCATAA
- a CDS encoding response regulator: MAIDIMNIVLADDDSDDRLLFEEAITEIDVKTKLSLFNDGKELMDYITLPDVVLPEIVFLDLNMPIKNGMQCLKEIRDNATLKDLCVAIYSTSSSEQDIEETFVNGANIYINKPNSFSALKKIIEKIVKINWQYHTSALNRDNFLLRL, translated from the coding sequence ATGGCTATAGATATTATGAATATAGTTTTAGCCGACGATGACTCTGACGATCGATTATTGTTTGAGGAAGCTATTACGGAGATTGATGTAAAAACAAAATTATCGTTATTTAATGATGGTAAAGAACTTATGGACTACATAACTTTACCTGACGTTGTTTTACCAGAAATTGTATTTTTAGATTTAAATATGCCTATAAAAAACGGCATGCAATGTTTAAAAGAAATACGAGACAATGCTACGCTTAAAGATTTATGTGTTGCAATTTACTCTACATCTTCATCTGAGCAAGATATAGAGGAAACGTTTGTTAACGGAGCCAACATATATATTAATAAGCCAAATAGTTTTTCTGCGTTAAAAAAAATTATAGAAAAAATAGTGAAAATTAATTGGCAATACCATACCTCTGCTTTAAACAGAGATAACTTTTTACTTCGTTTATAA
- a CDS encoding PAS domain-containing sensor histidine kinase: MVKSYKIFIILLIIAIALLAFLGSNSYKQIREQEKTAELVVYTLRVESEINTLFSEYALMQSQVLKNKLFNKVNHTILLKKYKDSARETFSKLSFLIKDKPEQQKRLNELATIQFKFYEAIDEFNAYKTDTKKEKVNDSALLQNVSVLMAKIEGIKKNMLSHEELYLQEQRDQLTTSRRLNPITTLFLGMSAILIFIISFWQINKQRKKNDTTTAFLKSVLKNTENIVSYYTPVKNSSEKIIDFKIVYINHNIENILGTKVKEMKGKLLSNILPMQFKNGVFEHLVTCYETGKMQKFKRNYEFNKTDYRFKSSVVKLNDGVLVTAADITDEHIIKKNLTAAKDKLESQNLLLLDNRAFLSNVFKSTSNIVTHFKSIRDASNKIIDFEILFINDSQNESIKNNIPSELKYKKASEIYPDIFKNGVFEKMVNCIEKEQQIEYETHIEKNGKTIWLNATAIKLNDGVTVTSRDITLEKIRAEKLNILNAELEIQNSIFKDAEEVADIGSYVWYLDSGTAVISDNFYRILGYEPKEFEVTFDSYRSFIHPDDLKLYDQLGKETVENGTSTIHTYRVITKSGAFKHIYINGQKVVKDGRDASVGVVQDITDSVKTEEKLKAKNEELKRSNAELESFNRVASHDLQEPMRKIQMFISRLSEGEIEKLSDRGKMYFNKIDSSANRMQTLIKYLLAYSRINRTKKDFVKISLNDTIEKVLGDLEELIEESGVNITIDNLPTIKAIPFQMEQLFNNLVNNAIKYRSTTETPKITIECKKLTRTEITDTFNKRRKNYYRLTIKDNGIGFDQENAKKIFGLFERLHQKEQYSGTGIGLAICKKIIVNHRGHIIAKSKPGEGSTFSVYLPA; this comes from the coding sequence GTGGTTAAGTCTTACAAAATATTTATAATTCTACTAATTATTGCTATTGCCTTACTTGCTTTTTTGGGCAGTAATAGTTACAAACAAATAAGAGAACAAGAGAAAACAGCAGAATTAGTTGTATATACTTTACGTGTAGAGAGTGAAATTAACACCTTGTTTTCTGAGTATGCTTTAATGCAATCTCAAGTACTTAAAAACAAGCTTTTTAATAAAGTAAACCATACTATTTTATTAAAAAAGTACAAAGACAGTGCCAGAGAAACCTTTAGTAAACTTAGTTTTTTAATTAAAGATAAACCAGAACAGCAAAAAAGATTAAATGAACTTGCTACCATACAATTTAAGTTTTATGAAGCTATAGACGAGTTTAATGCTTACAAAACAGATACAAAAAAAGAAAAAGTAAACGATAGTGCTTTGTTACAAAATGTATCTGTGCTTATGGCTAAAATTGAAGGTATAAAAAAAAATATGCTTAGTCATGAAGAACTGTATTTGCAAGAACAACGAGACCAACTAACAACCTCCAGACGTTTAAATCCTATTACTACTCTTTTTTTAGGAATGTCTGCTATACTTATTTTTATAATATCTTTTTGGCAAATAAATAAGCAGCGCAAAAAAAATGATACAACAACTGCTTTTTTAAAAAGTGTTTTAAAAAACACAGAAAACATAGTTAGTTATTACACTCCTGTAAAAAACTCATCAGAAAAGATAATAGATTTTAAAATTGTTTACATTAATCATAACATAGAAAATATATTAGGTACTAAGGTAAAGGAAATGAAAGGCAAATTACTGTCTAACATATTACCTATGCAATTTAAAAATGGCGTTTTTGAACATTTGGTTACATGTTACGAAACCGGGAAAATGCAAAAATTTAAAAGAAACTATGAGTTTAATAAAACTGACTACAGGTTTAAAAGTAGTGTTGTAAAATTAAATGATGGTGTTTTAGTTACTGCTGCTGATATTACAGATGAACATATTATAAAGAAAAACTTAACTGCTGCAAAAGATAAACTAGAATCTCAGAATTTATTATTACTAGATAATCGTGCATTTTTAAGTAATGTTTTTAAAAGTACGTCTAATATTGTAACCCACTTTAAATCTATCAGAGATGCTTCAAACAAAATAATAGATTTTGAAATTTTGTTTATTAATGACTCTCAAAACGAGAGTATTAAAAATAATATTCCTTCAGAATTAAAATATAAGAAAGCTTCTGAAATTTATCCAGATATTTTTAAAAATGGTGTTTTTGAAAAAATGGTTAATTGCATAGAAAAAGAACAGCAAATAGAGTATGAAACTCATATAGAAAAAAATGGTAAAACTATTTGGTTAAATGCAACAGCCATTAAACTTAATGACGGTGTTACTGTTACGTCTAGAGATATTACGTTAGAAAAAATTAGGGCAGAAAAACTAAATATACTTAATGCCGAGTTAGAAATACAAAATTCTATTTTTAAAGATGCAGAAGAGGTTGCAGATATTGGCAGTTACGTTTGGTATTTAGACTCTGGTACTGCTGTAATATCAGACAATTTTTATCGTATTTTAGGATATGAGCCTAAAGAATTTGAAGTTACTTTTGATAGTTACCGTAGTTTTATACACCCAGATGACTTAAAACTATACGACCAATTAGGCAAAGAAACAGTAGAAAATGGTACATCTACCATACATACTTACCGTGTTATAACAAAATCTGGTGCTTTTAAGCATATTTACATCAACGGGCAAAAAGTTGTTAAAGATGGTAGAGATGCATCTGTTGGTGTGGTACAAGATATTACAGATAGTGTTAAAACTGAAGAAAAATTAAAAGCAAAAAATGAAGAACTAAAACGTTCTAACGCAGAATTAGAATCTTTTAACCGCGTGGCTAGTCATGACTTACAAGAGCCTATGCGCAAAATACAAATGTTTATCTCTAGACTCTCTGAAGGTGAAATAGAAAAACTATCAGACAGGGGAAAAATGTATTTTAATAAGATTGATAGCTCTGCTAACAGAATGCAAACTTTAATTAAATACCTACTTGCCTACTCTAGAATAAACAGAACAAAAAAAGATTTTGTGAAAATTTCTTTAAATGATACTATTGAAAAAGTTTTAGGTGATTTAGAAGAGTTAATTGAAGAATCTGGTGTAAATATTACAATTGATAATTTACCTACCATAAAGGCCATACCTTTTCAAATGGAGCAACTATTTAATAATTTGGTTAATAATGCCATTAAATATAGATCTACAACAGAAACTCCTAAAATTACTATTGAATGCAAAAAACTTACACGAACAGAAATTACCGATACCTTTAATAAAAGAAGAAAAAACTACTACCGCTTAACTATAAAAGATAACGGTATTGGTTTTGACCAAGAAAACGCAAAAAAAATATTTGGTCTTTTTGAGCGCTTACACCAAAAAGAACAATACTCTGGTACTGGTATAGGGTTGGCTATTTGTAAAAAAATAATAGTAAACCACAGAGGACATATTATTGCTAAAAGTAAACCTGGTGAGGGCTCTACATTTAGCGTGTACTTACCAGCTTAA
- a CDS encoding TerC family protein has product MLEIFSSADAWIALITLTFLEIILGIDNIVFISIAAGKLPKEQQKKATNLGLLLAMVQRILLLLGVSFLVGLKKPFYTITTSWLEVGISWQALILFFGGLFLLYKSTSEIHEKLDEPGEEEEELKAKKITTLPKAIVQIVIIDFIFSIDSILTAVGMTNGIGTHANHSLILMIIAVVISITIMMAFANTIREFISKHPSMQLLALSFLILIGFMLITEAAHLSGTVFFGQTIGAIPKGYLYFAIAFSLLVEFLNMKLKKKSSKK; this is encoded by the coding sequence ATGTTAGAGATTTTTTCTAGTGCAGATGCTTGGATAGCATTAATAACCCTAACCTTTTTAGAAATAATATTAGGTATAGATAATATTGTGTTTATTTCTATAGCTGCCGGTAAGTTGCCAAAAGAGCAGCAAAAAAAAGCAACTAACTTAGGTTTGTTACTGGCTATGGTACAACGTATCCTTTTATTATTAGGAGTATCTTTTTTAGTAGGATTAAAAAAGCCGTTTTATACTATTACAACTTCTTGGTTAGAAGTAGGCATAAGTTGGCAGGCACTTATTTTATTTTTTGGCGGACTTTTTCTTCTATATAAAAGTACATCAGAAATTCATGAAAAACTAGATGAACCAGGAGAAGAGGAAGAAGAATTAAAAGCAAAAAAAATAACCACATTGCCCAAAGCAATTGTACAAATTGTAATTATAGATTTTATTTTTTCTATAGACTCTATATTAACAGCTGTAGGAATGACAAATGGTATTGGTACACATGCAAACCACTCATTAATACTAATGATTATAGCCGTTGTAATATCTATAACTATAATGATGGCTTTTGCTAATACAATAAGAGAATTTATAAGTAAGCACCCATCTATGCAGTTACTTGCTTTATCATTTTTAATATTAATTGGGTTTATGCTTATAACAGAGGCAGCTCACTTATCTGGCACAGTATTTTTTGGACAAACTATTGGCGCTATACCAAAAGGCTATCTGTATTTTGCTATAGCATTTTCTTTATTAGTAGAATTTTTAAATATGAAACTCAAGAAAAAATCATCAAAAAAATAA
- a CDS encoding lmo0937 family membrane protein — protein MKKLLIPLAVILIIIWALAFFIYALGYIAHIFLVVATILFIIKVLQEK, from the coding sequence ATGAAAAAGCTATTAATACCGTTGGCAGTAATTTTAATAATAATTTGGGCTTTAGCCTTTTTTATCTACGCGTTAGGTTACATAGCACATATATTTTTAGTAGTAGCAACTATCCTTTTTATTATAAAGGTTTTGCAAGAAAAATAA
- a CDS encoding helix-turn-helix domain-containing protein: MKVINLRTNNIEQDFNQFKEDLGGRLEYTHKEYSLELDNDFGKGEIKGVSVNKNISFIEYNLIFAQDTVIIRNTPITNPIYFLYCAEGQMSHSFGQDGKQRSLNQFQTGIFASDPSKDACFFFRKGQSVTFSNISINTYSENKDDEADDLLQTQLLKTFMPSKEKEIFAYVGSYNLKIAEKMQQLEAIKQKGIVRQLLIKGIVHTVLALEIEQHNQDKKNGATNFGSLTRSEMDTVNELSSFIKNYPEIKYTLVYLSNKAGMSPAKLQEGFKLLHNRTVSDFIRNTRVEKAENLLKTTDLNISEIVYTVGLTSRSYFSKIFKEKYNCSPKYYQENQYSAALTA; encoded by the coding sequence ATGAAAGTTATAAATCTTAGAACAAACAATATAGAACAAGACTTTAATCAATTTAAAGAAGATCTAGGCGGCCGTTTAGAGTATACTCACAAAGAGTATTCTTTAGAATTAGATAATGATTTTGGGAAGGGAGAAATTAAAGGAGTATCTGTAAATAAAAATATATCTTTTATAGAGTATAATTTAATATTTGCACAAGACACTGTTATTATTAGAAACACTCCTATTACTAACCCTATTTACTTTTTATACTGTGCAGAGGGGCAAATGAGTCACAGTTTTGGACAAGACGGTAAGCAAAGGTCATTAAACCAATTTCAAACAGGAATTTTTGCAAGTGACCCTAGTAAAGACGCTTGTTTTTTCTTTAGAAAAGGACAATCTGTAACATTTTCTAATATTAGTATTAATACATACTCAGAAAATAAAGATGATGAGGCAGATGACTTATTACAAACTCAACTTTTAAAAACATTTATGCCATCTAAGGAAAAAGAGATTTTTGCTTATGTTGGATCTTACAACCTAAAAATTGCTGAAAAAATGCAGCAATTAGAAGCTATAAAACAAAAAGGAATTGTTAGACAATTACTTATCAAGGGTATTGTACACACCGTTTTAGCTTTAGAAATAGAACAACACAACCAAGATAAAAAGAATGGTGCTACAAACTTTGGTTCTTTAACTAGAAGTGAAATGGATACCGTTAACGAATTATCTAGCTTTATAAAAAATTACCCAGAAATTAAGTATACACTAGTTTATTTAAGTAACAAGGCTGGTATGTCTCCTGCTAAACTACAAGAAGGTTTTAAACTGTTACACAACCGTACAGTATCTGACTTTATTAGAAATACACGTGTAGAAAAGGCAGAAAACTTACTAAAAACTACAGATCTTAATATTTCTGAAATTGTATATACAGTAGGATTAACTAGTAGAAGTTATTTTTCTAAGATATTTAAAGAAAAATACAACTGTAGTCCTAAATACTACCAAGAAAATCAATATTCTGCAGCACTTACTGCATAA
- a CDS encoding Dps family protein, producing METVETAIGIKKDNRKAVVNMLKQLLADEYVMYTKYRNAHWNVEGIDFHSKHVFFEEEYGKLENTIDEVAERIRMLGFYSPGSMQQFIELSELKENGPDQNDSASFMKVLLDDHQTIIKFIRESIGENAEAHNDEGTADFITAIMQMHEQMAWMLRSSLKSFK from the coding sequence ATGGAAACAGTAGAAACAGCTATAGGAATTAAAAAAGACAATAGAAAAGCGGTAGTAAATATGCTAAAGCAGTTACTTGCAGATGAGTATGTAATGTATACAAAATACAGAAATGCACACTGGAATGTAGAAGGGATAGATTTTCATAGCAAGCACGTATTTTTTGAAGAGGAATATGGTAAATTAGAAAATACTATTGATGAAGTAGCAGAACGTATACGTATGTTAGGGTTTTATTCTCCTGGTAGTATGCAACAATTTATAGAGTTGTCTGAGTTAAAAGAAAACGGACCAGACCAAAATGATAGTGCTAGCTTTATGAAAGTTCTTTTAGACGATCACCAAACAATAATTAAATTTATTAGAGAGAGCATAGGCGAAAATGCAGAAGCACATAATGATGAAGGTACAGCAGATTTTATTACGGCAATAATGCAAATGCATGAGCAAATGGCTTGGATGTTACGTTCATCTTTAAAAAGTTTTAAATAG
- the cls gene encoding cardiolipin synthase, translated as MNTFLWILYAVVTLRSISSIIFHGNRPTKSLSWFLAVLLLPFAGPLLYYMFGVNRRKFKFFRKKQEDKKKHFEKKYREIHKLDNTVDFNSPKKKKLSKLIETSTLLKAYSNNNITVLNNGKETFDSIFDALKKAEKYIHLQYYIFSKGELTEQFYSILKEKVNAGVEVRLIYDAFGSYSYRNKTIKRFKDIGVKAYPMMPIEFGSLLFSLNYRNHRKIIIIDGNVGFTGGVNVTDKYIKPISNVGIWKDIHIKLEGPVVNSLHRVFIKDFYFASNDEVLLHKKYISKNEVKGQHTAQIVAAGPDSKQPAIMQQYIEMINIAEKCICIANPYFIPSTSVLQALKIAALSGVTINILIPKVSDSLVAKYSMFSRLEELLEVGVNVFLRPDFSHSKMILIDGEITSIGSGNFDYRSFEHNFETNAIIYDSAITKKIQADFNTICKQDTKLKYNKFKNRPLWHKLFEGVAKFFSPLL; from the coding sequence ATGAATACTTTTTTATGGATATTATATGCAGTGGTAACACTAAGGAGTATAAGTAGTATTATATTTCATGGCAACAGACCAACAAAATCTTTAAGCTGGTTTTTAGCAGTGCTACTATTACCATTTGCTGGTCCGTTACTATATTATATGTTTGGTGTAAACCGAAGAAAATTTAAATTCTTTAGAAAGAAACAAGAAGATAAAAAAAAGCATTTTGAGAAAAAATACAGAGAAATTCATAAGTTAGATAACACTGTAGATTTTAACTCGCCAAAGAAAAAGAAACTATCTAAACTTATTGAAACTAGTACTCTTTTAAAAGCATACAGTAACAACAACATTACAGTACTTAACAATGGCAAAGAAACTTTTGATAGTATTTTTGATGCATTAAAAAAGGCTGAAAAATATATTCATTTACAATATTATATTTTTTCTAAAGGTGAATTAACAGAGCAATTTTATTCAATTTTAAAAGAGAAAGTTAACGCTGGCGTAGAAGTTCGCCTAATTTACGATGCATTTGGAAGCTACTCCTATAGAAATAAAACAATAAAAAGGTTTAAAGATATAGGTGTAAAAGCCTACCCAATGATGCCTATAGAATTTGGCAGCTTATTATTTAGCTTAAATTATAGAAACCACAGAAAAATAATTATAATAGATGGTAATGTGGGCTTTACAGGTGGTGTAAATGTAACAGACAAGTATATAAAACCAATTTCTAATGTTGGCATTTGGAAAGATATACACATAAAACTAGAAGGCCCAGTAGTAAACAGTTTACACAGGGTATTTATAAAAGATTTTTATTTTGCTAGTAATGATGAAGTTCTATTACATAAAAAATATATTTCTAAAAATGAGGTTAAAGGGCAACATACTGCTCAAATAGTAGCAGCTGGTCCAGACTCTAAGCAACCTGCCATTATGCAGCAATATATAGAGATGATAAATATTGCCGAAAAATGTATTTGCATTGCTAACCCATACTTTATACCAAGCACATCTGTACTACAAGCTTTAAAAATTGCGGCTTTAAGTGGTGTAACTATAAATATTTTAATCCCAAAAGTGTCAGACTCACTGGTAGCAAAATACAGTATGTTCTCTAGGTTAGAAGAACTTTTAGAAGTTGGTGTAAATGTTTTTTTAAGACCAGATTTTTCTCATAGTAAAATGATATTAATAGATGGAGAAATAACATCTATAGGCTCTGGTAATTTTGATTACCGAAGCTTTGAGCACAATTTTGAAACCAACGCCATTATATATGATAGCGCAATAACCAAAAAAATACAAGCAGATTTTAATACAATTTGTAAACAAGACACTAAACTTAAGTACAACAAATTTAAAAACAGACCGCTATGGCACAAACTTTTTGAAGGTGTAGCCAAGTTTTTTAGTCCATTATTATAA